ATGGCAGCCACaacctttcctctctctctgcagTTGTAATTAGGGAGGAGCTGGTCTATTCTAGACAGCCACCACAGGTAGCTCTGCAAGGTGCTTTCTTCACTGGAATAGGTGTTATACATAAGGTATCCCAGGGAAATATTGGGCAACAGATTGGGATTCCTGTTAATCTCATGTACAGTGAAGAAAGGCATGAGCATTTGCTggtaattttttcattatatctgGTGAATTAATGGTAAATGTTACAGAACATTAATACAACCTTCACACAGAATTCATTTCAGAAGATGGACTTTACCAACTTTTAGTGAAAACAAAGGACTCCAATAGCAGTTTAGCTCCTTCCATTTGAATTCAAACTAGCCTCTGTCCATACACATTGttccaatattcttttctttttgtaatttcttaaatGGTGAGGTCTACTGAGTTTATGTCCTAATGAAACTCTGCTTCCTTCagtcattcactcattccataaGAAGACATGGATAGTTGTTGACTCAAGAAGCCTTAGAATATAATGGGAGGGAGAAATAAGGTACTGTGATgtaagaggggaaaagaataaacatcACTTATATATGGAAACTGTAGAGTGAGACCCCATTTCCctgaagaaataagggaaggcttcatggaggtcATCGTTGTCTATGAAAACTGGGGAGAATTTGATATCTGGATATTTGGCAAAGAGGTccttttaaaaggaggaaattacACACATAAATTGAAATAAGTGTGAGAAGAGAAGGTGCCACATATCCAGCCACCAATATGTAATTTAGATCCTATCTAACATCTCGACAAATGAGTTCCTGGTTcggcttttctctttcctcaatttttccttttctctcagggACTGAGAAGAGAAGTCAGTTCCAAGAATTTGATTTAGTACCAGATCTTCAAGCAGGAGCCCAGTAGCAAAGAACCTCTATTATtctagacaatttttaaaaatagaccaaACCTTGTACATTATTTTCAATGGTGACTACCTCTCAAACACTCTGGGCTTGTTTTAATGGCTGGACAAGGTTAGTGTGACATTATACTCacttatattcaatttccatCAAATTATTATTGATGTTGACAATGTGGGGTCATTGCTTTCTCCCTGGGATGcaattctcaaggtaaaaatcaagtaattcataaaacataaaaggGCATTTGACTTAGAACAGGATTGTTATTTAATGTTTCATCAATGGGTGGTGACACTTCTTGCTCTGGGTCAAATTTCCTACTTTTCCTAGATGCTGAAcaacaaatagaacaaaaagaacCACACTAAACCATTAAAGAGGTAACCAATAATTCATATCATTGAATGCCCTTGTTTCTTAGACAAAAATGTACACAATTgtaagaatatatttataatttatgacTATTGATTCatagagaatttttatttataaatacaaagagaagtacagatgaaaaaaaaatccagagggaTTACTTAATGGCATAAGGCTACAGTAAGGTTCAGAAAAGAGCTCTTATCTGCCAAAGAACCTTTCAGTGAAACTCATGGTCTGTCTTCAACAAGCAGAAGACATAGTAAATAGCCGAACAGCTTCTCCTCTTATGTGACAGAGGAAAATGATCCATGAATCAGTGAaggagtctgaattttttttgctACAGAGGAGACTTACAAAAGGTTATATTTGAGTGTTTCATGGCTATATACTGAGATCCTGCAATAGAAAGGAGGGATTTGCAAAGATAATTGATCATGATAATGCATAAAATTAAGACTTATGCAGCAGTACAAAGATCAGGATGCCTTGTCAAAGTCCTAGAAAGTAATTAAACATCCATCTGTCCTTGGTTCATCCAGTTAAGGAAGAGTTAgctagagaaattaaaagaagctCCTGTGATACCACATAGAGAAAACAGAATTCTCCAGACTTCACTGTGAAATTCTGTCTTTtccaaataaagtaaaatttcctgagcctcagttttagGCTCCATCTGTCCTAACATACTCAGTACCTCTGAGATTCCCTAAGCTGGGACACGATGACTTTTCATGAAAACATTACTTCAtccaaaaggaatagaaaataatgataaattcacTTCCTCACAGGAAGGAGTAAACATAAGATCATGTTTCCAACTCATAAATGAGGTAAGAGGAGTAGAATTATCCCTAACCCTAAATTTCCTGAAGAAGGGGTCCCATGACTTTCTAACAAGGGGTGCTCTCTTGTCAGGTAGGTAAAGTTGGAGAAGAGACACAGCTTTCCTTCCTGTGAAAGGGGCAGATTTCCCCTTGCTCAGGATCTGGACACTCAGCAAGAACTCTGTCCTAAGATAGAGAGGCAGCAGGGCCCAAGTACTTCTGCTGCTTCAGGCCATTAATCCTTCAATGTTTGCATGAAGTCAGGATTGCAGTGAAGTAAGGGAAATAAAAGACTGAGCCTGGTAGGGACTGAGAAGCCTGGGGACATCCTGTTTGATGGAGAAGTGGAAAGGAGGGGACAGAAGTTTTTGGATTCGGcccaaggatacagagttaaatgaggtctagtggcagcccTAGAatcctttgtaaaagaatttacagacctgaaaacctagattgataaaagaggtttattttagggtttggaagtaaagttaaagtcttaTTCGTAAAAGATGAAGGTGTAGTtaaaagggcactggaaacagtgttctagtgggcagagagtctttgGGGCCAGGCATAGagctggcatgtttagaccccctgcaaagagagagctctagTCTGcatcttttataatagggggctttggctacaagctgaagggatCTTGTGGGTGGAGTCTCAGGTTGGTTCCTGACTGGGTTTCAGATGGCtagatagaatttgaattgaattcaatggatttcaggactgagccatccccacctagataacacagaagaaactgtttgtgctaAGAgaggagtcccctcactgaggcagaatcaaaggaggttttctcctttaaggattttttggagttttggggtttcttcTTCAATATGAAAACTGAAATGTAATGTTTACAAAGACCAGCAATAGAGTGGAGAGGTCACCTGCAAATAACTTTGCTTTTTCAaaaacacaatgatccaaaactactCTGAAAGTCTTTATGATGAAACTGTTGGTGTTACACAgtttgtaaaaaattatttttaaggggTCTTTATCTTAAGCTGAGGAATAACGCATGCATCTTTATCAACaatgcatttatataaatattttgtgtaacTGCATGTGTGGCCTCTCATTGGTTCTGGGGttgaaaaaggagggagagaatgtgaaagtcaaacctttaaaaaaaatgttaaaaatagtgTTTTACATGGAATGGGGGAAATAAAGAtatcaaattttagaaaaaagaaaaatccttgctCCTGGAACTCCTTTGATTCTTGTTCTGTTTTATGGTATTTTCCCATGATGTCAGGAGAATCACAAAACATTTTGGAATAAAAATGCATCCCAGTAACCCAATGCTTGAGGCCAAGATGGAGAAAATCTCCACAATCATCACAGCTTTCCCTTTGGAGCTCTGATATGTGGGGAGGAAAGAGATCCAGACGCTACAAAACACCAGCATGCTGaaagtgatgaacttggcttCATTGAAGGCATCAGGCAAGTTCCTGGCCAGGAAGGCTATGGTGAAGCTGCCCAGCGCCAGAAAGCCCATATAGCCCAGGACACAGTAAAATGCAAAGGCGGAGCCCTCATTGCATGTGAGGATGATGTGCCTAGATTCAGAGTGTGTGTCTGCTTCTGGAAAGGGGGGAGAGGTCCCCAACCAGATGGCACAGAAGAGCACTTGAATTCCAGAGCAGATGAGAACAACACAGTAGGGCACTCTAGAATGAAGGAATATCCTCATCCTGCTCCCTGGTCTTGTAACCCTGAAAGCCAGAACCACTATGATGGTTTTGGCCAAAATGGAGGAAACAGCCACTGTGAACACAACTGCAAATACTGTTTGTCTGAAAAGGCAGGAAGCAGTGGTGGGACGGCCCACAAAGAGCAAGGAGCAGAGGAAGCAGGAGGAAAGGGAGGTGAGGAGTAAGTAGCTGAGGTTCCTGTTATTGGCTTGGACTATGGGAGTGTCTTGAAATTTCACAAAGACCCACAGAACCAGGGCTGTGAGCAATGAGAGTGAAAGAGCTACAGCTGTCCCTGCCTTCCCCCAAGGTTCATTCACATCCAGGAAGGTCACAGTCTTGGGAAGGCAGTAATCTCTCTGCTCATTGGGATATTCATCCTCTGGGCACTTCTGACATTGCTCAGCATCTGCAGGAGACAAACAAGGACTTAAAGTTTAGgttaaaatatttctcttcattCCCACATTAGGAAATAGTCAGGAGAGCTGCAGCAAGTCCTTCTACTTCCATAGGATGCAAAATCCCATTCTCTCTTTACTGGATGACACAGTCACTGGTAAGTTCCTTGTTATACTGGCCAGATCAAATCTATTCTTTCCTTTGATCCCTGGTTGGCTTTTGTTCaagttctctttatttcttttatgtaagTGATGTCACCTTTTCTTCTTAACCTAATCACTAAGGACAGTAAGCTTAGACAGTGGAGGCCTTCAGTTTCAAATATCCAGATTGCTTCTATGTTGTATTGGGCAACAACTCAAATTGAAGAGCTGCTTGTATCAATACTTCCTCATTCTTTCCAGCTCCTAGTTTTCCCCTTTAAACAATTAATATTGttgaatttatatgaatttttaaactttttcttggTAGATACAATGCGTGTATTCTTGTCTCCTCTGTTGGAATAGAATCTCGCTGAATGAAGGATTCACCTCTCTTTTGTCACTCTGTACTATTATTTATGACCAAGTTCTTCTCTtactaaatgactattgattggCTGATTGATTAATGACTTATTAACTTGCTGtcatgtttcttatagaaaacctgtttcttttgttttggaagtGTTCCTTTTGTGAATCCTAAGAAAAATGAAGCCTTTCCAGGATATATTCAACAATGAAAAGGTAACTCTTTAATACcttcatttaatcaattaattaaaagaaaaattatctttggatCTTCCATTGGATTTTTTCACTAGTAATTGGAATATTAGATTGACTTATTTTCACCCTATCTTTTGGGTCCATGAGACCTGAAATTAGCGTCTAGAATGCTACAGTGACACAACATCCATACTTGCTTTCAGAAGTGTCTGTGtttcctaaaatttttttttcctcattgattctccctcttttttgggaacttctcaaatattttattgatcCTGCCACATCCGTATTGAAAACCCAAAGAAACATGGTAGTTCTGCCACAAATTACTAAGAACTAGGGTTCCTTGCAGTAACTCACCCCTATGACTAGAGATTTCTCCTTCTGAGCATGGGGAGCAGCTGAAGCAACAAGGTGGCTTCCCCTCCAAAGGCAACTTCCTGAATCCAGCAGGACAACTGGCAGTACATACTGCAGAGGGAACCTAAGATAGTGACAGGAGACtagaataaacattttaaaatgatagctATTTATGTTTGTGAAGAAAagtgcagcttttttttttttctcattctggtTTTGAGAACCACCTCCATAGATACATAATTAAAAGTGTATATGAAAGATCACATGATCCAacatattctttccatttgtcaCCTACTTTTCTGTAAATCTCAGTGACAAACCTTCTCCTATTGAACCATTCACAAAAATGTATTTCACACCCTGATCATTTAAAGATAGTCCATATATTGGCCAATTACAAAGAAGTTGACATTCCCACTTTCAGTCATAGATGTGGGAGAGATCTCAACAAGATCCTGAAGCTTCTCCTTGGGCATGGCCATTGTACTGCAAGTGCCCAAAGTAATGTGAATTTTAATTGCCTAGAAGTGCTCCTAATATGGTCAAGGGttaaacaaggatgcccattaacaccattattatgcaatattgtactgaaaatgttttcttcagtaataagtgatgaaagagaaattgaaggaattggtgAAGGAGTGGTGTACACTTTGGGCAGAACAAATGCCGAattggattttggagtgacagaacacaGAGACATTTGGAATGTAATTTTTCAGCTTCAGATATATTGGAATGCCTTCAGGACAGGCCTTTGTGGACAGCACAGGGTGCATCATGGCCCAGCAGAGGTGGGGTATATTTAGGACAGCCTGGAAAAGTCCAGCATTGGGAATTTATTGTGaggttcttagccaaaatacagcaacaGTGTCTACTGTGTCCTCATCCAGAAAGTCAGCGCATCAACAGTTCTGCTGTGAGACATTGAGAGCAAACAAAGAAGAGAACCTGGGAGTCAGTGAACTTCAGCGAGCCAGCTCAATGGCAAGCCTGAAGCACCATTGGCCCCACACAGTCAGTGAGAGACCTCTGTTCTTCTGCAAAAGTCTGAGATAATCTCTTGTGTGTCTAAGGAACataactcaaattttaaaagtgagaagaggaacaaaaaaaaactctgacCATAAAGAGATATCCCTCAGGGAAGACCATAATAGAAGGCTGGAAGAGGATAACAGTAGCAAAATGCCTATGAGCAAAATCTTGGGGAGGATGGGGGGGAGGGCATATGAACTCTTTTCAACCTCAAAAGCCCCTCTTGAAAAAGctcaaaaaaagatcttaaaaaagagatgagaggAAAATGTAGGAATAAGAGTTATGAAGGAAAATTatgacaatttgaaaataaaaacctaagcttggaaaaggaaataatgaaatgtctagaagaaacaattctttaaaaaacaaatttgggaaaaatgggaaaaatatagaaattaattatttcttaaaaatcaatttgGGTGAGGTTAGTAACAAGATGGTGGCAAGAACACATGCATCTTCCAAAGCTCTCCTTTACCCTGAATCAATTTTAACAACattcagcctcagaattagtgctagAGTGTCAGAACCCACatatattgggagtacaacataTTGCCAACTGCAAATATTCTCAAAattcttcagaaaaggtctgttttgctcCTGCTTAGGGATGGACTGGGGTTAGGCCAGGCACAGACCTCAGGCAGGCAATGAGACCAAAAGCAACAGCTCACCttgagcagactggaggggggcAGGGTGTGGTCTCTGCTGGCAGAAAATCTGGGGGGAGCACTTTAGCATTGACTATGAATATTCAAATAAAGGAAACTTTCTCTGATtgagtaagatgacaggaaaagataataattaatgttGGTGTAGATATGGAAAAACttagacactaatgcattattgtgGAGTTCTAGAATGActcaaccattcttgagagcaattatGTTCAAAGGACTAAAACAATGCGCATATCCTcttatccagcagtgtctctactgagtgtctatctcaaagagatcttaaaagagggcaAAGAACACATAGATGAAAAAAGGTTttcagcagctctttttataacaacaaggaactgaaaattgagtggattcccatcagttggggaagggctgaataagttatagcataagAATctactggaatattattgttctgtaagaaaggatgactaggatgatttcagaaaaaaacttgatTAAACTGAGGTTGAGTGAAATGTACAGAATCATGAGAACATATTACAGAGTagtaaaattatatgatgatcatttctgatagacttggttcatttcaacaatgagatgataaaacataattctaataaactttggtCTTACTTGgttgtgagtgagtgtgtgtctgtgtgtgtgtgtttgtgtgtgtgtgtgaattgggattaagtgacttgctcagggttaaaCATCCAGGCAGTGTTCAGTGTCTCAGATTGGATGTACACTCAGGTCCCTCTGGCTCCAgtgtcagtgctctatccactgtgcctaaACAAGATTTGATGTATATAATAATGACAGAATCGTGGCATGCTATTAGACATGATAacctggttgattttagaaaaagagggaaagagttgcatgaaataatacaaaataaaatgagttgaacTAAGTTGAACAGCAATGGTTTTTTAACAATACTTTGGAGGTCTAAGGCATTTTGTATTCTATAACTTCTAAAATCAATTACAAAGGATACATGCAAGTATAAACAATTTACCTCCAAAGAAAGATAGAacatggatacttttttttttgcacacatgcaaaaggagaagagaggagaggagagaagaggagaagaaaggtcaggagaggagaggaaaagtcaCCAATAAGTAATGGAAAGTCATGGTTATATATTGAATCCTCTATGTTGTACTGCATACAAGTTAAaggttttttcattctttcctatatgttgaaaaaaatacaaattatgtcTGCTTTGAAAATGGCAAAAAATGGGAATATGAAATGGCATCTATAAATTGAAGATTTGTTGAACTACATATTATATTTGTAGATATCTGtgtgaatatatagatataactttacatatatatatgcaatgaaatttttctatttgtttaacaATATACCTATGTAGATgtgcataaatataataaagtattatagtgatgtaagaaataataaagaggatTGCTACAGAGAAAACAGGGGAGACATGTATGAACTTATGACAAGTGAAAGAGAACCAGGTCTTACAGTCTAGCCAGTTTTCCACCCAGCTGCAACTGTCAATAATGTAGAGTACATCACATAAGTCAAGGTTTCTTCCTGTTTAGAAGCATAAATTAACAACAATGTCTCTAACCTTGGAACTCCATGCATCCCACACTATGACATTTGCACAAATTGTAAAATCTTGACCGGGCTGAGCTTGTGGGATAAAGTCCCCCACGTACAGAAGATGATCATTATAAAAATCGAAGTATACATAGTTCATAATGGCATACTGGGCCTCTGTACGTCGATTCTCATCCACAAACACCTGCTCACCAACAACGTCCTTAAACTGGGTGTTCTTCAGATAGGAGTGTAGctgaaaaagaggagaaatgttCATCAGTGAGTGGTACCtcagggaaaggaaattatacacGAGAATTTATGGAGCTTTGTGCTCTTATTTTCAGGGGGGGATCAAATCTGGGTTTTTTTCTGGACCTGCAGGGCTCCCTGCATCTCCCAGGTTTGTAATTTCAGTTTCACACTCAAGTCCTCCTTGTTTCTCATCCCCTTTATAGAATGTATTGTCAAGGTCTGCTTGCAGCATCTCTGTAATAtgttcctctcctcttctctgctACTGGAATATCCTCATGACTTCACACCTGGATTATCCCAATAGGCTCCTGGTGAGTGCTCTCACTAAACTTCTCCTATTCTGCCCTCCATCCTGCCTTGGAAGGTATTGTTCTGAAGCACAGGCCAGACTATGGCACTCCCATCTTTCATAATCTCCAAAAGTTTTCTCCCATCTCCAGGATAAACTTTAAAACCATTTGTGTGACATTCAAAGCACTTGGTTTAAATCAGGAGCTCAATACAGTAGCCACTGAACACACAACACCTGAGGAGACTGCAGAAGTGGCAGCCATTGCAGTAATTCTTGTAGCACAGATGTTAAGAGGGTTGAAGAGCTTGTCAGAAGGGTATCACAGGGGTCTCTTTTAAAGCCCTGGGACAGGACTTGGTTGCTTTGCCAGTACCCACATAGAGCACACCTGCCTGGCTCACAGTTTGAGAGTGAGGAAGAGAACTAGCACACAAGAACATTTAGGCAGAGCAGAATATGGATCTTCTCACAGCTGAAGGGCAGGAAAAAGTGCTTGTGGTAACTCACAGAACAGAATAGAGGCCAAGACATTAATAAACACATTTCTTCCAGTATCCCACTTCTTGGGAGAAGTGAAAATTCCATCTCCCGAGAAGAAAtcctgaaaatagctgcacaaaattcCTAAAGTTTGGCACATTGGCCCTTTTACCCTGGAAACAGGGCACTACTCTAATATAAAGGTAATGTCAAATAATAGGCTTGGAAAATTGACAAACAATAGAAAATGATCCTGAGTCCTGATCACAGAAAATTTCTGTGATGAACAGGAAGATGAAAAATCCaaactaagaagaaaataaagtcaaaactcctatatCCAAAGTACTCAACTAAAGTAAGAATTGGTCTAAAGCCACAGAAGAGtaataaatgaatttcaaaatgaagtcagagaggtagagaaagaagtatggataaaaatgagagatgtaaaaggaaacagaaaaagacatATAAGAGAAACAAagccttaaaaatcagaattcaacaaattgaacaggaaacataGAGGCCCATTGAGgagaatatttccttaaaaattagaactaagaAAGTAGAAGGTAATGATGTTTTGAGAAATT
This sequence is a window from Sminthopsis crassicaudata isolate SCR6 chromosome 1, ASM4859323v1, whole genome shotgun sequence. Protein-coding genes within it:
- the LOC141556258 gene encoding vomeronasal type-2 receptor 26-like, whose amino-acid sequence is MTTSALSYNIYNAVYAVAWALHEILMKRSEKRSLGNEESLLPHPWQLHSYLKNTQFKDVVGEQVFVDENRRTEAQYAIMNYVPSAVCTASCPAGFRKLPLEGKPPCCFSCSPCSEGEISSHRDAEQCQKCPEDEYPNEQRDYCLPKTVTFLDVNEPWGKAGTAVALSLSLLTALVLWVFVKFQDTPIVQANNRNLSYLLLTSLSSCFLCSLLFVGRPTTASCLFRQTVFAVVFTVAVSSILAKTIIVVLAFRVTRPGSRMRIFLHSRVPYCVVLICSGIQVLFCAIWLGTSPPFPEADTHSESRHIILTCNEGSAFAFYCVLGYMGFLALGSFTIAFLARNLPDAFNEAKFITFSMLVFCSVWISFLPTYQSSKGKAVMIVEIFSILASSIGLLGCIFIPKCFVILLTSWENTIKQNKNQRSSRSKDFSFF